In one window of Labilithrix sp. DNA:
- a CDS encoding aminodeoxychorismate/anthranilate synthase component II, producing MTTLIIDNFDSFTWNLFQLVAVLGGEPRVVRNDAIDADGIRRLAPRRIVLSPGPGRPDDPARVGVSRAALDLDVPVLGVCLGHQLIVTAAGGRIVRAATPTHGKTSLVEHEGDGLMHGLPRPFPAMRYHSLAADPGAMPPELAVTAWCKDGTVMAVRHRRRPIFGVQFHPESIGTPHGADLVRAFLRGDFS from the coding sequence ATGACGACGCTCATCATCGACAACTTCGACTCGTTCACCTGGAACCTGTTCCAGCTCGTGGCGGTGCTCGGCGGCGAGCCGCGCGTCGTGCGGAACGACGCGATCGACGCGGACGGGATCCGGCGGCTCGCGCCCCGTCGCATCGTGCTCTCGCCCGGACCCGGGCGGCCGGACGATCCTGCGCGCGTGGGCGTGTCGCGCGCCGCGCTCGACCTCGACGTCCCCGTCCTCGGCGTCTGCCTCGGGCATCAGCTCATCGTGACCGCGGCGGGCGGGCGGATCGTCCGCGCCGCCACGCCGACGCACGGGAAGACGAGCCTCGTCGAGCACGAGGGCGACGGCTTGATGCACGGACTGCCGCGCCCCTTCCCCGCGATGCGGTACCACTCGCTCGCCGCTGATCCCGGCGCGATGCCGCCCGAGCTGGCGGTGACGGCGTGGTGTAAGGACGGCACCGTGATGGCCGTTCGTCACCGGCGGAGGCCGATCTTCGGAGTACAGTTCCACCCCGAGTCGATCGGGACGCCGCACGGCGCCGATCTCGTTCGTGCCTTCCTTCGCGGAGACTTCTCATGA
- the pabB gene encoding aminodeoxychorismate synthase component I: MLEGAVSAEGFRAAYAGAGVFVLEGGGTTLMGAEPVVELRVARADGGDPFAGIRAVLGDASGIRWDSSFPFSFRAGLVGYVGYECGQMLERLPGVARPSLGMPDLAFALHHWVLATRDGKTWLSVLAGDAGAARAVRERVVTRLASAPSVRPARVAAGAVRAWLEPDEYVARVRAAREHILDGDAFEICVTSAFDAPFDPDGAWALFRSLQRDNPAPYAAFLQLEEGTIVSSSPERFLTLSADRVAETRPIKGTRPRGATREEDARLAAELATSEKDRAENAMIVDLARNDLGKVCRVGTVTTPALFAVESYATVHQLVSTVRGVLADEHDAVDLLRACFPPGSMTGAPKIEAMSILERLEPVERGPYAGALGWIDLGGAMDLSVVIRTVVLRDGVARFGAGGAVTADSDAEAEHAEMMQKTRALRAALGIA, from the coding sequence GTGCTCGAGGGGGCGGTGTCGGCGGAGGGGTTTCGCGCGGCGTATGCGGGGGCTGGTGTGTTCGTGCTCGAAGGAGGGGGGACGACGCTGATGGGCGCCGAGCCGGTGGTGGAGCTTCGGGTGGCGCGCGCGGATGGGGGCGATCCGTTCGCCGGGATCCGCGCGGTGCTGGGCGACGCTTCGGGCATTCGGTGGGATTCGTCATTTCCGTTTTCCTTTCGGGCGGGGCTCGTTGGTTATGTCGGGTACGAGTGCGGGCAGATGCTCGAGCGGCTGCCCGGCGTGGCGCGGCCGAGCCTCGGGATGCCCGACCTCGCGTTCGCGCTGCATCACTGGGTCCTCGCCACGCGCGACGGGAAGACCTGGCTCTCCGTCCTCGCCGGCGACGCGGGCGCGGCGCGCGCGGTGCGGGAGCGCGTCGTCACGCGGCTCGCGAGCGCGCCGTCGGTCCGGCCCGCCCGCGTCGCGGCCGGGGCGGTGCGCGCGTGGCTCGAGCCCGACGAGTACGTCGCGCGCGTTCGCGCGGCGCGGGAGCACATCCTCGACGGCGACGCGTTCGAGATCTGCGTGACGAGTGCGTTCGACGCGCCCTTCGATCCGGACGGCGCGTGGGCGCTGTTTCGATCGCTGCAGCGTGACAACCCTGCGCCGTACGCGGCGTTCCTTCAGCTCGAGGAAGGCACGATCGTGTCCTCGTCGCCGGAGCGGTTCCTCACCCTGAGCGCCGATCGCGTCGCCGAGACACGGCCGATCAAGGGGACGCGGCCGCGCGGCGCGACGCGCGAAGAGGACGCGCGGCTCGCCGCCGAGCTCGCGACGTCGGAGAAGGACCGCGCCGAGAACGCGATGATCGTGGACCTCGCGCGGAACGACCTCGGGAAGGTCTGCCGCGTGGGGACGGTGACGACGCCCGCGCTCTTCGCGGTGGAGTCGTACGCGACGGTGCATCAGCTCGTGTCGACCGTGCGCGGCGTGCTCGCGGACGAGCACGACGCGGTCGATCTGCTGCGCGCGTGTTTCCCGCCCGGATCGATGACGGGCGCGCCGAAGATCGAGGCGATGAGCATCCTCGAGCGCCTCGAGCCGGTGGAGCGGGGGCCCTACGCCGGCGCGCTCGGATGGATCGACCTCGGCGGCGCGATGGACCTCTCGGTCGTGATCCGCACGGTGGTGCTGCGCGACGGCGTCGCGCGGTTCGGGGCGGGCGGCGCGGTGACGGCGGACTCCGACGCCGAGGCCGAGCACGCCGAGATGATGCAGAAGACGCGCGCGCTGCGGGCGGCGCTCGGGATCGCGTGA
- a CDS encoding sigma-54-dependent Fis family transcriptional regulator, with the protein MSVTPNLESQRRVLVVDDEPEMATVIEQALTRRGYKALQVNSADAAWEVLEREDFDVVVTDLNMRGMSGVDLTDRVAKNRTDLPVIVITAFGSLETAIATMRAGAYDFITKPFEIEQLVVAVERALQNKRLREEVKRLRAEVARSKPADEIIGDGPLMKKVHEVVARVAETDATVLVTGESGSGKELIARDVHKRSKRANGPFIAINCAAMPETLLESELFGHVKGAFTDAKATKRGLFVEASGGTLFLDEIGEMPPGMQAKLLRALEERTVRAVGGTTETPFDARLVTATNRDLESLVESGRFREDLYYRINVVHVELPPLRARGTDVLLLAQHFINKLAPPMGKKVTGFSSAVAERLLGYSWPGNVRELQNCVERAIALARFEELTVEDLPPKVRDYKPSFVVVATEDPTDLVTMEEVERRYVQRVMEAVGQNKTQAAKVLGFDRTTLYRKLERYKLGGPEKSVAPPKD; encoded by the coding sequence ATGTCCGTCACTCCCAACCTCGAATCGCAGCGCCGTGTCCTCGTCGTCGACGACGAGCCCGAGATGGCCACCGTCATCGAACAAGCGCTCACGCGCCGAGGCTACAAGGCGCTCCAGGTGAACAGCGCCGACGCGGCGTGGGAGGTCCTCGAGCGCGAGGACTTCGACGTCGTCGTGACGGACCTCAACATGCGCGGCATGAGCGGCGTCGACCTGACCGACCGCGTCGCGAAGAACCGGACCGACCTCCCCGTCATCGTCATCACCGCGTTCGGCTCGCTCGAGACCGCGATCGCGACGATGCGCGCCGGCGCGTACGACTTCATCACGAAGCCGTTCGAGATCGAGCAGCTCGTCGTCGCGGTGGAGCGCGCGCTCCAGAACAAGCGCCTGCGCGAGGAGGTGAAGCGCCTCCGCGCCGAGGTCGCGCGCTCGAAGCCGGCGGACGAGATCATCGGCGACGGCCCGCTGATGAAGAAGGTGCACGAGGTCGTGGCGCGCGTCGCGGAGACGGACGCGACCGTCCTCGTCACCGGCGAGAGCGGCTCCGGCAAGGAGCTCATCGCGCGCGACGTGCACAAGCGGAGCAAGCGCGCGAACGGACCGTTCATCGCGATCAACTGCGCCGCGATGCCGGAGACGCTGCTCGAGAGCGAGCTCTTCGGCCACGTGAAGGGCGCGTTCACCGACGCGAAGGCGACGAAGCGCGGCCTCTTCGTCGAGGCCTCGGGCGGCACGCTCTTCCTCGACGAGATCGGCGAGATGCCGCCCGGCATGCAGGCGAAGCTCCTCCGCGCGCTCGAGGAGCGCACCGTGCGCGCGGTCGGCGGCACGACCGAGACGCCCTTCGACGCGCGTCTCGTCACCGCGACGAACCGCGACCTCGAGTCCCTCGTCGAGAGCGGCCGCTTCCGCGAGGACCTCTACTACCGCATCAACGTCGTGCACGTGGAGCTGCCCCCGCTCCGCGCGCGCGGCACAGACGTGCTCCTCCTCGCGCAGCACTTCATCAACAAGCTCGCCCCGCCGATGGGCAAGAAGGTGACCGGCTTCTCCTCCGCGGTGGCGGAGCGTCTCCTCGGCTACTCGTGGCCCGGCAACGTGCGCGAGCTCCAGAACTGCGTCGAGCGCGCGATCGCCCTCGCGCGCTTCGAGGAGCTCACGGTGGAGGACCTCCCGCCGAAGGTGCGCGACTACAAGCCGTCGTTCGTCGTCGTCGCGACGGAGGACCCGACCGACCTCGTGACGATGGAGGAGGTCGAGCGCCGCTACGTCCAGCGCGTGATGGAGGCGGTCGGCCAGAACAAGACGCAAGCCGCAAAGGTCCTCGGCTTCGACCGCACGACCCTCTACCGCAAGCTAGAACGCTACAAGCTCGGCGGCCCCGAGAAGAGCGTCGCCCCCCCAAAAGACTAA